A genome region from Musa acuminata AAA Group cultivar baxijiao chromosome BXJ3-5, Cavendish_Baxijiao_AAA, whole genome shotgun sequence includes the following:
- the LOC135583196 gene encoding uncharacterized protein LOC135583196, with the protein MDPSMKEFQQALIEVEMEAEHLLLARHQLVENDRLRNGNREALTALRRRARTTKSSLPSPFEAVMREVEGTKELVKEICPTCGDHDSKEHTWMMFPGSDIFARMPFHAVHTTLEKDQERLDYDSKKLQSYVKEKSFLISERGALADRISPGILRSMVALKDTSK; encoded by the exons ATGGACCCTAGCATGAAGGAATTCCAGCAAGCTTTGATTGAGGTTGAAATGGAGGCTGAGCATCTTCTTTTAGCAAGACATCAG CTTGTGGAAAATGATAGGCTTAGGAATGGTAATAGGGAAGCTCTGACAGCTCTTCGCAGGAGAGCTCGAACAACAAAGAGTAGTCTTCCATCACCCTTTGAGGCTGTCATGCGAGAAGTAGAGGGCACAAAAGAATTGGTAAAGGAGATATGTCCAACATGTGGAGATCATGACTCAAAGGAGCATACATGGATGATGTTTCCAGGATCTGATATTTTTGCTCGCATGCCATTTCATGCGGTTCACACTACTTTAGAAAAAG ATCAAGAACGACTGGACTATGACTCAAAGAAACTGCAGAGCTATGTGAAGGAGAAATccttcttgatttcagaaagagGAGCTCTTGCTGACAGGATAAGTCCTGGTATACTTAGGTCCATGGTTGCGTTAAAAGACACATCTAAATAA